One Phycisphaera mikurensis NBRC 102666 DNA window includes the following coding sequences:
- a CDS encoding oligosaccharide flippase family protein, which produces MPPHAATDLRAEARAGAFWTTLLTVASRLQQTVMQLVLAWLLSPSDFGLIAMATTVMAFAWFLRHAGLGSILIQRQKRFSLWVSPATAMVCLSGAAATLLALAAAAPAARAYGRPELAFIIGLFALSVLPEALRSIAQAKLRADLRFRSLTQLQLLNLALVFALSVGLAWLNFGVYALVIPRVAGGFFGLAAEWAVARPGLRPRRMLRPRRWKHLLGSSVWITLAGLSVQFMNQGDYAVLGFFEDEELVGHYYFAFLLSSQAMMLVTINIGGVLTPVLARMQDRPAEQADRFDEVCRLIALVGFPACFGLALVADPLLRVCFDPRYLPAIPFLQWLSVGMAFRLVGHNGSFLLQANGRWRRYFLLSFANAVLFLAACLVGHTLGGAAGLTAGVTLFYAAFGVSQLAFSGARSERPKAARLARIYTAPLAATAPAYAGLAAIAGALAWPPLVELPLLILAGMASTGLVLRLAFPAAFAAVLEQLPGERWIQRLPRFAAGRQIADNTADPST; this is translated from the coding sequence ATGCCCCCCCACGCCGCCACTGATCTGCGAGCCGAGGCGCGTGCTGGCGCCTTCTGGACAACGCTGCTCACAGTCGCCTCGCGCCTGCAGCAAACGGTGATGCAGCTCGTGCTGGCGTGGCTGCTCTCGCCGTCGGACTTCGGGCTGATCGCGATGGCCACGACGGTGATGGCGTTTGCCTGGTTCCTCCGGCATGCCGGCCTCGGGTCGATTCTCATCCAGCGTCAGAAAAGATTCAGTCTTTGGGTAAGCCCGGCCACTGCGATGGTCTGCCTGTCTGGCGCGGCTGCGACGCTGCTGGCCCTGGCGGCCGCAGCTCCCGCGGCGCGGGCCTATGGCCGCCCAGAGCTCGCTTTCATCATCGGCCTGTTTGCGCTCTCGGTGCTGCCCGAGGCTCTGCGCTCAATCGCCCAAGCGAAGCTTCGGGCCGACCTGCGGTTCCGGTCGCTCACCCAGCTGCAGCTTCTGAATCTCGCGCTGGTGTTCGCTTTGAGTGTCGGCCTGGCGTGGTTGAACTTCGGTGTCTATGCCCTAGTCATTCCCCGCGTGGCGGGCGGCTTCTTCGGCCTCGCAGCGGAGTGGGCGGTGGCACGCCCGGGGCTGCGACCCCGACGGATGCTGCGCCCGCGTCGCTGGAAGCACCTGCTCGGCAGCAGTGTGTGGATCACGCTCGCGGGCTTGAGCGTGCAGTTCATGAATCAAGGCGACTACGCGGTGCTCGGATTCTTCGAGGATGAGGAGCTGGTGGGCCACTACTACTTCGCCTTCCTGCTCAGCTCGCAGGCGATGATGCTGGTGACCATCAACATCGGCGGGGTGCTCACGCCTGTGCTCGCGCGGATGCAGGACCGGCCCGCCGAGCAGGCCGACCGCTTCGACGAGGTCTGTCGGCTGATCGCCTTGGTCGGCTTCCCCGCCTGCTTCGGTTTGGCGCTCGTGGCCGACCCCCTCCTCCGCGTGTGCTTCGACCCCCGTTACCTGCCGGCGATACCTTTTCTCCAGTGGCTGTCGGTGGGCATGGCCTTCCGGCTTGTGGGGCACAACGGCTCGTTTCTGCTGCAGGCCAACGGCCGCTGGCGGCGCTACTTCCTGCTCAGCTTCGCCAACGCTGTGCTCTTCCTCGCGGCATGCTTGGTGGGCCACACCCTCGGCGGCGCCGCGGGTCTCACCGCGGGCGTCACGCTCTTTTACGCCGCCTTCGGCGTCTCCCAGCTCGCCTTCTCCGGCGCCCGCAGCGAGCGGCCGAAGGCCGCACGGCTTGCACGGATCTACACCGCCCCCCTGGCGGCCACCGCCCCGGCCTACGCCGGACTCGCTGCCATCGCCGGAGCTCTCGCGTGGCCGCCGCTCGTGGAGCTGCCGCTCCTGATCCTTGCCGGCATGGCTTCCACTGGACTCGTCCTGCGCTTGGCTTTCCCCGCGGCTTTCGCCGCTGTGCTCGAACAGCTACCGGGCGAGCGGTGGATCCAACGCCTGCCACGGTTCGCTGCCGGGCGTCAGATCGCCGACAATACAGCGGATCCTTCTACCTGA
- a CDS encoding sulfotransferase domain-containing protein, with translation MTAHPLQKRPDFLLIGAQKAGTTSLFFDLRAQPSLFVPDGKELRVLLEDEDDRVRALYERHFAQAPAGQLRGDCSTDYAKRTEHPGVPERARRLLGADTRLIYMLRDPVQRLLSHHHHECNRGEPLPLADALDAWPRLVDNSRYAFQAEAWLEHFSADRLLVVFFEDFVRDRAAVVERCCTFLGSGFSPEAVGDAVHNRSSGKARADAPVQRLRKLPLYQSVVRPLVPLELRLKIVRALSPKAPKRASTLDPVLQERVNAALAPDRERLEAMLGAPAPWASAR, from the coding sequence ATGACCGCTCATCCCCTCCAGAAGCGCCCCGACTTCCTTCTCATCGGGGCCCAAAAGGCGGGCACCACGTCGCTGTTCTTCGACCTGCGGGCGCAGCCCAGCCTCTTCGTGCCCGACGGGAAAGAGCTGCGCGTACTTCTTGAGGACGAGGACGACCGGGTGCGTGCCCTGTACGAGCGCCACTTCGCCCAAGCGCCGGCGGGACAGCTCCGCGGCGACTGCTCCACCGATTACGCCAAGCGGACGGAGCACCCCGGCGTGCCAGAGCGTGCCCGGCGGCTGCTGGGGGCCGACACCCGGCTGATCTACATGCTCCGCGATCCGGTCCAGCGGCTGTTGAGCCACCACCACCACGAGTGCAATCGCGGCGAGCCGCTCCCGCTCGCGGACGCGCTCGACGCTTGGCCCCGGCTCGTCGACAACTCGCGTTACGCCTTTCAAGCGGAAGCGTGGCTGGAGCATTTTTCCGCGGATCGGCTGCTCGTCGTGTTCTTCGAGGATTTCGTCCGCGACCGGGCGGCGGTCGTAGAGCGGTGCTGCACCTTCTTGGGGTCCGGCTTCTCGCCGGAGGCGGTTGGCGACGCGGTGCACAATCGCAGCAGCGGGAAGGCTCGGGCCGATGCCCCGGTCCAACGCCTGCGAAAGCTGCCGCTGTATCAAAGCGTGGTCCGGCCGCTCGTGCCGCTGGAGCTGCGGCTCAAGATCGTCCGGGCGTTGAGCCCCAAGGCCCCCAAGCGCGCATCAACCCTCGATCCGGTGCTACAAGAGCGGGTGAACGCCGCGCTCGCACCGGACCGGGAGCGGCTCGAGGCAATGTTGGGCGCCCCGGCACCTTGGGCGTCCGCACGTTGA
- a CDS encoding glycosyltransferase, with protein MPHRSQSVLHVLGTLDPRCGGPPQVCAALSATQARRGDRVAVLTSHATDPEVLRDEYREKCPGFEEVRQLHAPPSKRLLLGSGLAADGLEALDRADVVHAHGVWEPVLVAAARRVRRRRGVFVLRPAGMLDPWSLAQKPLKKRLARALTHRAIFRGRGFVHALTDAEQEHVGSLAGVMPIRIVPNGVSDAMLRAAETRNPDTYRRTLPELGTDPYVLFLGRLHHKKGLDRLARAFSVLAERHDRVQLVVAGQEEGAGPEAARVLAAAGVSRRAHFVGPLLGEAKQAAMQGAACFALPSRQEGFSVAVLEALATGCPAVITPECHFDALEPAGAGRVVNGDDAAAVAAAWHGYLDSADARSAAGAAATRLVSSAFTWDHIAERLAGLYDDCLRDPGFGSA; from the coding sequence ATGCCGCATCGCAGCCAATCGGTGCTCCACGTGCTCGGCACGCTGGACCCTCGCTGCGGCGGGCCGCCTCAGGTCTGTGCCGCTCTCTCGGCCACGCAAGCGCGACGCGGCGATCGCGTAGCGGTGTTGACCTCTCACGCGACGGACCCGGAGGTCCTCCGCGACGAGTACCGCGAGAAGTGCCCGGGTTTCGAGGAGGTCCGCCAGCTGCACGCGCCACCCTCGAAGCGCCTGTTGTTGGGCAGCGGGCTGGCGGCGGATGGGCTCGAGGCCCTGGACCGGGCCGACGTGGTGCACGCCCACGGGGTGTGGGAGCCCGTGCTGGTGGCGGCAGCGCGGAGGGTACGCCGCAGGCGAGGCGTCTTCGTGCTGCGGCCGGCGGGGATGCTGGATCCCTGGTCACTCGCCCAGAAGCCGCTGAAAAAGCGGCTGGCCCGCGCCCTGACCCACCGGGCCATCTTCCGCGGCCGCGGGTTCGTGCATGCGCTCACCGACGCCGAGCAGGAGCACGTGGGGTCGTTGGCGGGTGTGATGCCGATTCGCATTGTGCCCAACGGGGTCAGCGACGCGATGCTCCGAGCCGCCGAGACCCGGAACCCTGATACCTACCGCCGCACGCTTCCCGAGCTCGGGACGGACCCTTACGTTTTGTTCCTGGGGCGCCTCCACCACAAGAAGGGGCTGGACCGCCTGGCCCGAGCTTTCAGCGTGCTCGCGGAGCGTCATGACCGCGTGCAGCTCGTCGTGGCGGGCCAAGAGGAAGGGGCGGGCCCCGAGGCGGCACGGGTTCTCGCGGCCGCGGGTGTGTCCCGGCGTGCCCACTTCGTGGGACCGCTGCTGGGGGAGGCCAAGCAGGCCGCTATGCAGGGAGCCGCCTGTTTCGCGCTGCCCAGCCGCCAGGAAGGCTTCAGCGTTGCCGTGCTGGAAGCACTCGCCACTGGATGCCCGGCCGTCATCACCCCTGAGTGCCACTTCGATGCCTTGGAGCCGGCGGGTGCGGGCCGCGTTGTCAACGGCGATGACGCTGCGGCCGTGGCTGCGGCTTGGCACGGGTACCTCGACAGCGCTGACGCCCGATCTGCCGCCGGTGCTGCGGCCACGC